The following DNA comes from Nicotiana sylvestris chromosome 10, ASM39365v2, whole genome shotgun sequence.
gaGGTCAGAGATTTCATCTAGagaaacatcatatgccgatttggggttgccaaaggagatcgtatgtgataatggtccACAATTCATAGGTGCACAAATCACAGAATTCTTCAAAAGCTgacaaattaaaaggattacctcAACACCTtaccatccggtgggtaatggacaagctgaatcaatgaataaagtcattatcaacaatttgaagaaaatacTGGAGGAATCAGAGGACAATTGGCTAGAGGTATTACCTGGAGTCTTGTGGGCATACCGAAAAACAGCAAAAACAACTACAGgagaaataccattttcacttgtatacggagctgaagccttaattccagtcgaAATTGGGGAGCCAAGTACGAGATATACTCAAGCTACTGAAGAGTCGAACGAATAAGAGATGCGGGTAAACCTGGATTTACTTTAAGAAAGGAGGGAAACCACATTAATAAGGATGGCAGTGCAAAAACAAGTTATTGAGCGCTATTACAATCAGAAAGCTCGTctcagatacttcaagattggggactacgtactcaagaaagttttccAATCCACGAGGGCAGCCAATgcaggaaagttgagtccaaattggcaagggccttacaagattcatggtatcgcaggaaaaggagcatacgagcttgAAACTTTAGATGACAAGATTCTACCTTCAAATTAGAATGTTGTTTATTTGAAGAAATACTACTTCTAAGGAAAGGAAATACCAATAGTCAGGTATCCCCACTCAcgatatttatttttaaatttttaaaattttactaacaattttagatgataggcaaaaagctagccaACACTAAATGATGAATTACGACCTGAAAGACACGTGGAAAGAACATAATTTCCGGTCTaaggttacaactattctgatggAAATTTAAATTGGTTAAGCATTCTTTATCTAAAATCATACCTcagagtcccgtatgtttttccttttcaggaaaaggaccgcatggaaggaataatcaagtgctcgagttTTCATACTTCAAAGATCTAATACTTGgaggactatataatatacatatgatATAAGTATAAGGAAGGAAAAGAAGGCTGAAACAATTAAATTTCAAGTCAAGCCTAAAGTCTACTCAATAAATATCACGttcagagcaaagtcacgagccaaaAATGCAAGCCTGATCCAAAAACCTATGAAGAATACACTCGTGGATACAAATTTCAACGAATGTTTAGGTTAAAGGTAGTATTTAGCCATGGGTCATAAAGAAAcccttggattttcttttttacaaatttgttgtaaaagaaaacagttacggAAGAGTTATAGAAGATAATTAAATACATGTATGGTATTATTTAAGCTTGACAAGTTCGAATGAAATTTTTtctcaaagttatttcaagaaacatgtgtgttcctatttatCTTTTCATATGATTACACCATTATGAAGCTGAgatgtcttcttcattaagtgtcgtatATAAAAGGGCACTCTTTTATAATTCATGTTTGATTCAAAAATCCATGAAATTAATTAAGCATTTCTAAAATGCAAAAAGTCAAAAGGGTAAGACAAAAACCTATGTATTAAAAGCAAGCCTTGGACTtataaagaaataaagaaaattatTAAAGGAGTATAGCAGAAACTCAAAAGAATTAAGTTAAAACGAaaattttataatattaagttaaAACTAGTATGAACTTAGTCTTAAATTGATTGTCATTTTAAATCCCCGAAAAAACCTAGTGACATGCTGTTGCCAAAAAGATAACCCCAAAATGGGATCAGGGGTAATACTACCACACATTCcaccaaaaaggaaaaaaaaggagtcAAACTTCACAAATAAACTTTCATTGTGGAGCAGGTTCAGAAGAAGAGTTCAAGACGTCATCATCAACAACAGAAGTCTTGATTTGGTATGAAGGAGCTGGGACATCCACCGCACCAGGATCAACTGCAACATTCTCGGGAGTATCAGCCATCAGAGAAGAGAAATTTTGTCCTTGCTGAGTATTTTCAATGGTCTCTTTAATCTTTGCTAACTCAGCATCCAAGTTAAAACCTTCTTGGCTAACCTCCATAAGGGTAtcattgtatacggtaaaatcggagggtctaaTTTTCCATCGTTATGATGTCTCGTAGGTACgtctcgaaggctcgagaccacGATTGAGTTTCATCCCTCAGGGTCCATCGACGCTTGACCTCGAGGCAGTATGAGACCGACGGTTATGGAAataaaatggggagttcccaagtcGTGATGCTAGAGCTGGcaaagtctgtcaggctagtctgagcccgtaTCATGGTATTAACTAGCTTTCCCATCTCCACATCTTTGTAATAAATTCACtcgtactatgttgggattcccctcttatataaaggagatccttgtcattttgtagatatctgttgctccatactaaatatactagaacattctctctgctttctaacacattctcttgatctcattacttcatttattgctcatatttattgtatTCTACTTaaagttcatcatttattgcttattattagtCACAAAGAGTCGTCATTGATTTGTTTATAACTATTAGTCCCCatcgaccaccttcgatagctcccagccgagctttGGACTTGACCCCGAGGctctcgaataggcaagctcgaggccccgattgataGCGATTCAGTTTGATTAACATCTCATTTTTAAACTCATATCtcatttctaagtctttcacatagcatcaattgcgtaacaactagcataaaaatagatcacgtatttttagaactacTTAATCAAAATTAATTGTTagtaccattttcacagtaaacaatcATGGCGCATGTTCAATATGTCCCAACTTACTTCGACACCAGCTTTGTCCTCAAGAGCCTCATAGTCTCTTTCCCAATGATCAATTTCACTCTGGAGTTCCTCCCTCTCAATCAAAGAAGCATCGTAAGAAGATTGTAAAGGGACAAGGGAACTCTCCAAAAACTTGACCTTATCAGAAGACACACGGAGATCTTCTTGGGTCTGGGTGAGTGTTTGAACAAGCTCACCTACATAAACCTCTTTCTCATTCAACAAGGCCTTCAGACCTCTTATCTCTTTGGTGGCTTTGGAGAGTTGTTCAGCAAAGATAACTCGAGGAGGTTTTTATCCTTGCCTGCCTGGTTGGAAGAAGCTTTCTCAACTGCTAACTCCGATGCGATGACCCTCAgctgctgctctaaggtacatttgttttcttctaaaacttccatcTAAAGTTGGAGACTTTCATACTACTCTTTCCAATTATCTGCCTCAATCTGGTAATCATGCATCAATTGCTATGTATGGGAAATCCTTTTCATTATCTCCATACCGATGAGATTGATCTATATAAAACAAAGAGggtaaaaatttcagcagaaaGAAAATGGAATAGAACATGAAAGACATTAATACCTTCAATAATGATTGCACTATGtcattcatccaagtcaaagaACTATGACTTTCTACCTTGGACTTTTCAACTGGACCAATTAAGGGTTTCAACCATACGTCAGCTTGGCCAGACTTCTTCAGAAGAATACAATCGGCAGGAACCTCAATGGTAATTTGTTTCATCACCTTACTTCCACTTGAAGAACCAACTTCAGTTCGAGAAACATTAGTAGTGGGGACTATAGAATAAGTCATAATGTCTTGAGGTGGAGAAAAAATAGAAGCAGTAAAAACAGCCAAAGAGCGTTCCATTGGGACAGATACGGGGAAAGAGGCAAGAGGTACTTCATCAGATACCAAATCAAAACCTTCACTATCAAACCCACGTGAAAAAAGTTATTCATCATAGTCACGAGCTTCCATAGGAGTATCTTCGTCAGAACTCACTAATCTGGCTTCAACAAGTTCGGTCATGGGAACAAAACGGGGAGGAGTAGCTTCGTCATCCCAAATGACGCGTCTTCTGGACCACGACCTTCTAACCAAAGAACTTCCATCCCATTTCTCTTCATTCTCAGAATACTGGGGTTTGTCAACTTTCCTCTTTGATGAAGAACTCAAGATCTCCTAAGCTCTTGCCAAAGAAAGCCTAGAAGCTGCAATCGATTCAGCACTTACACCGCGAATAGGAAACCCCGATAAAAAGAAGGGTTAAAACATTCTAATGAAAGTATAgatgaaaatagaaggaaaaattCTTACCATGGGTCTTAACCTTCCAACCAAACCTATTTGAGAGGTACTTCCAAGATCTAACTTCCATAGGAGCAATGGTCAATAACttttctacccaaccacgaaaattgAAAATCTCTTCAACAGTTCTCATGGTTGCTGAAATAAGAAAAGCTAAACAGTCGCAGGAAGTACAAACTCTTTTTGATAAAAAAGAGAAAGTTGTAaagaaaacttacgtgcaaaattttaCTTTTCCGggaatgacatattttcttcacctaCTAGCCCTACCGTGGGAGCAGCAACAAATTGGACGCACCAGCCATGATCTTTATCATCCTCAGGGCTAactaaaaccctcttactccttgCCACCAAAGTAAAAATTACATGACGGAATAGCTTATGAGAGTAAAGGTGGATTAGATGAAAAAAGGTAAAGGGCAGTTGAGCCAAATTAGCCAAGtatcttaaacatgcaacaaCCCTCCCTACAATAGAGCCAATTTTTCCTAAACAATCATTGAAAAAACGATAGACCTCGATAATAACAGGGTCAATGAGCGGTCTAAAATTCAGTGTAAAGGGATACGTATACACGAAAGAAAAGCCAGCCTTGAAGGACGTGATCCTTTGATTTGCATTAGGAATTATAATTGGGAAGCCAAATTTCCAATGGCAATCTCTATAGACAACAGAGATCAAACCTTCAGTAATCTGAGAAGGGTAAACATTAGCACGATCAAGAAAGGACATAAAAGAAACCTTATTCCTAATCGATTCTCTATCAGTATAAAAAGAAAGTTCAGAGGGGATAATTTCGTCTACTATGGGTTCACGAACTGGTTCATTAGAGTCCCTACTTCTGGCAGAAGATCTATGTGGAAGAGAacccctagttctagaagaaAAAGGAGGAGTAGAACTAGGTAGAGATGAAGAAGCACCTCGAATGGATGTTGATCCTAAACTATGTAACCTACCTCCTCTCCTGCTCCTAGTTAGAGCAAGAGGAAGTTCATCAACAATAGGAATTTTTGTGGATTAGGgttcgaagaagacatagctgTACGAGGAAGAAAAGAAGATTGAAtatttaaagaaggaaaacaCTTATgagaaataaaagacaaaggtTATATTTATACTCATAAGCAACCGTCAAACAAAAATGTAATGATGGGAACGTCATGATGAAAACTGTCACTTCGTAATTGATGTAAGCCGTAAAAAAGCCTTAAAAGACACTGAAGGTTGGAGAACCAATCAAATGTCACCACGTGTCACATGCATTAAATATAAGTGACATACAAAGCGTTAGTTCTGAAGAAGGTATGATGATATGTAGAATGGTGGCAAAAATTCCCGCTTTAATGAGATCAagttcccaaatattcaattaatgaataaatggcaagtggatggattatctgtattggaaaaaataaGTTAAAATTTGGAATTAAATATGTGCTGACATGTCAAGACACGTGGATAAATGAAAGAATGACAGCTAGCAAAGAGTATTCAAAGAGACACGAGCCTTAATAGGTACATGCAAAGATTCAAGAAAATAGGAAGGAACAGTTACTCGAATCTCTTGTTAATTTGAAGAGACATCGGAGGAATGAACCTAGATAGCAAAAAGTACAGATACGTATTATCCATAACTAATGAGCATCAATGATGGAAAACATTACAGAATCTTCACGAAATAGTTATGATTACCAATTATAATGTTACATTAATGTCATTAAATGCTCATTATGGCTCTATTATGATAGGAAAGAAACGtagtacttagaaatagctataaaaggagagaaatAACATTTATAAAGGGACGCAGATTATTATTGAAATACACTGATTTACTTTGATTTCTTTTGCTTACTCAACTATCTTTCAATTTAATTCTTCTTATTGGTTtcatatttgattatcagtaacgcgagttcttctaaaattaaggtttgaccgaaattcctattttctaGTTAAACAATGGGGAAAATAATCATCCAGTATGCATTCACCAAAGCCCAAACTATTCTGCTGAAGACGTGACTATTAGTCCAAGTAAACCACACGCCATATGTCTACATAACTACTATACCAGTATCAAACAGATAGTCATTACAATCTCTTACTTCTACTTCGTGTACAAGGCTTCCACAATTCCTATCCTGGGCTAAGAGGGTAGTGTTATGATCTCCCGTAGTTAAACAAGGTCGTTGTTGAGTGCCTTGAATTGCTCGAAGTTCCTCCCATAGCATGTTCCTATTTTCAATGGTATGTAGACCATAAACAGCTGCAAAATAGAATTATATGTTCATGTTATTACATATCAACTTTCCATGGATACACTCCTCTAGCGCACTTATCATCGTATAATTAATTACTCTAGGATCTTAGAGAATTCATACTCTACCTCTATTACTTTGACTATAGTTGTGATACCAGCCCCACCCTTACTATCCTTATCCTTCATTCTGAGTGCATTCTTTTCTTTGATTCTATGCTCAAGGACTACTATTTACGAAATATTTTTATTCCTCAATCACTCATCAAACTCTTTTTGCTTGTAGCATTTATTAAACCCTCTAATATTCCAGGTAATAAGATTCATGCTTGGATATGATAAGAAGATGTGCCCACGAATCTAGCTCTCCATTTCTCTGTTCCTTCCTTGATTTAGTCATACATCCTGCCTTTTGTAAATCGGAATTTGTCTTATCCAATGGACAAAAACCATTTACGACATTCAACTCATGTCGCCCACCGCTTTGCACTTCCTTAGAAGCTGATTTGCCTCTGACAGTCTGCCACTGTTCATCTTGTAATTCTACCCTCGCTAggaaaaattttattttgtatctcGTAGATTTGACGCTAGTTGTATGAGGCATCTTTTTTGTCTCACGATTTTGTGGACCCAGATTTTTGTGTACCCAAAAGTGTAAaattggggtccacaaatttgtgaaaCAAAAAGGAATCTCATACAACTAATGTCAGTTGTGTGAGGCACACCATAAAACTTCTCCTTCCTTCAGGTTCTGCATTACAATAGTCCCATGATCTTTCTGCGCAGCTTGCCTCTCATTTCTTGCATCTCTTTGTTTTCTATCACAACGAGTATTTGTACCCGCGCGTTGcgcgaaaaatgaaaaaaataatttttttttacttgaaTAATATGATGGACACAAAAGAGCATGAAAGAAATATGATTTTGTAATTCATTCGTTATATATGTTGGGTCTTGTTACTCTTCATATATTTACATACATAATCGACAAACAttgtattttcagacaaagagaaAATCAAGATAGATCACATACATAATTTATTTAAAGCTTCTAGCCAATACTGTAAAGTAAATTTTTGGGCTTTATCATTCTTAGATAAACCTTTGCCTATTTGCATGAAGAAACGAAAATGTTAGAAACTAATTACTTATAGAATTGATGTGATCCAAATTTACTTTGATAGCTCTAGTTTCTCGCTCTTGACCATCACGAAATTGATGTCTCATGCTTCTCGAGATCAAGTAATGAAATAGAAGTGTGTTCGACCTATGCCAACTGTAATAGCTTCCACCTGTAACAAATGAAAAgggtataaaaaaaattaaaatcaatacAACTTTATTTTAATAGAAAGGAAATCAAAATACATACCAAATGTTGAACGAATACTGTAATATATGGTAATTTTCGTCTCGTCCGAAAGCTTTTGCATACTTTCTCTAAATTTTATAGTTGTATCATATTTTGTGCTACTACTATATGCCAAAAGCTGTAAgatttttcatgattttctttTAAGGATAAGGACTTGACAGACTTATCAGTTTGGGAATATTAAGCAAGTGTTTGTAATGGACTGTGCAAGCTTGCGAGAGAAAAGTAGTTGTACGAAAATAAATGTGCATTTTCAATCAACATTTTATGGTCCTTAAAAGCACACGTTTCACAAAGAGATACTACATGAGTTGAGTAAATTCCAATTAAATGAGCTTCCTGCTCATTAGTTGCAGCTTTAACAATACATAAGTTTATGAACTCATCATGTGTACCTTCAAGTTGAGAATAAATACTAactaaattattttcttaatgcATAAAtccataacacaaatatttaagatATATCAATCAAAAATTATCCCGAGCACTTCTtagaaataaaattacatcaactTTATTATTTGAACCGGAAAAGATGGAATACCAAAGAAGATGGATAAATAGTACTAATTATAACTAAATTGTTGACTTTAGTAAATTTTCCAATCAATCGTCTTCCCTACTAACTTAGAATACATTGATCATTTGTAGGTTTATAAAATCTGAATAACTAGGATATTGTACTAGTACAAAAAATAGTACTAAAAGAAAGGCAAGTCAGAGCTCAATTGATttgttttttcaattttaaattttctcaaaaaatCAACTAGCTTGTTCATGTTCAACCTCTTCCTCCTTACACAACCAAACAAGCTTTGGTAGATAAATGCTATTCTAAAATCTATATTATTaaaaaagttaataaataaaatttattttggTTCAACCCCATTTTCACCTTGAATTGGTCAAACCAGCTTTTCTATAAACAACTATAGATCTAGAATATAGGAACAATGAAGTTAAATAACTATAAGAATAATTCCATATAAAAATATGCTATAAAATTAATAGTTTGTTTAATTTAAAACCATGCGATAGATTCGTCAATTCCAAATTAGAAAAGATACAAAGATGTGAATGATCATCGACAATCAAAGCCATAGACCCAACTAATAAGAAAGTTTTAATCAACCCAACACCCACACAAGATAGAGATAGAAATTTATTGACTCTTTTGGTTGTTATGGTGGCCAGCAATTTTGGTTGCGGATGCTAGCGGATGAGATTTTTGTAGTATAGGGTTTTTCAATTAAGGTAACTCCTGATTTATTTTTTTGTAGTCTTTAGACTAAATTGAGAGGGTATATATTTAGGCGGGAAGCTATTtagaggaaaaaataaaaattaaaggcAATACTAAAGGCAAAAACAATAGTTTTACTATATGTTCTCTtgaatggaaaataaagatatactAATTAGTCGTTAATTTATTGACCGCTAATATTTGTCTTCCATGAATATATTAGCGGCAATTAGTTTATTGTTGTAAGCAATTGTCGCTAAATCCCCTTTTTATTGTAGTGCTTGGAAATTCCCCTTTTCTTAATAGGAGTCTTTTATgcattaaataatttttttttcagtTTCTATTTACTTTCTAAAATTGTTAGAATTGGTAAACTAAAAGAAGATGTCTGAAAATTCAGATGAGTAGTGACAGGTAGTCAAAAATTGAAGTGATAATACTTTAGAGATTTGCGTGTTAGTCCTCTCAATGCGTGGAATTGTCATGATAGGCCTATTCGTAAAACTGTTAATTTTTAAAAGTCTCAAGTCTTTATTTGTTTTAAATCAGACGTTTACATAATTCAACACATGCAAAATGAGAATATGTCGTGTTTCTCATTTGTCATTTGCCAATTAGACTGGGAAATTTTTGTTCTGGCATATGAACAAATAGCACctttgtattggtcaaaatctgaccgtcacAACTGAACTAACAAGGTGATTGGGCAGTGAAAGATAGCATAGCCCACTCTGCGTCTCTTTCCCGACACCCGTCGAGTCGGAAGAAACAGCGCCTAAAGGGATGACCGAGACATATTGGAGGCAAGAGGGCGTCGGCCCAAGTAAAGGACAAGGGTGATTGACTATATATAGTAGGGGAAAACCTTCGATTAAGAGGGTTGCTCCCTCCTTTCTCTCTCTGAAACTCTCTTCTTGTATTCTTGATAGGAAGGAAGTAATCCATAGAAGAACATGTAAAGTTATCCCCCATCGATCGATGAGAGACACAATATTGAATTTCAATAAGATCATTTACATCTCTTTTATCCTGTGTGCGATCCATACTATTAGTTCTTTGATCAGGAATTAATTATGTCTTACTaaaatttaccccttcatcttctttgattgatttgttcaaaaaagtttcgatatcttttgagtcaaacaactTTATTTTTTCATTATTTAAGATTTGTTCTTTTCTGTATTTTTAATGTTCCTTCAATAGAAAATAGGCAGTCTATTGCGTGGTCCATCAAACTCTCTGGTTGTCTTTTGGAGTGCTAAATTGCTATTTCATCacgtttttttcaatttttttttattactatTACATTAGGGGTGTGGCAGGAGCGGAGCTGACTTATTAGTTACGCGTTTGAACTTAGTAGTTTTCGTTTAAATTTTATATTTGTcttaaaatatatattaaatatatccaaattattaatttagaattcaataatattgaatttCGAACCCAAACTTCAAATTGTAACACGTCTCCGAGTAGGGGATGGGAGAAAAAGTTGAAAGAAACTCACCAAGTTAGTTTTCTAATTTCCAACGAAAATATTATCCAATGCTAAATAGTCTTTCTCCTTAAATAGTCAACTTAAGTGGATCCTCTTCATTTTATAGCTCAATCTTTCTTGTTTGATTCAAGCATGGAGAACCAATACTCCTACTCATTCTCTTCCTACTTCTACTTAGCTATAGCACTGTTTCTTCTTCCAATTTTAATCACATATATTTTCCATCAGAGAAGAAATCTACCTCCAAGTCCATTTTCTTTTCCAATAATTGGTCACCTTTACCTTCTCAAGAAAACTCTCCATCTGACTCTAACATCCTTATCAGCTAAATATGGTCCTGTTTTATACCTCAAGTTGGGCTCTATGCCTGTGGTTgttgtgtcctcaccatctgctgTTGAAGAATGTTTAACCAAGAATGATATCATATTCGCAAATAGGCCCAAGACCTTGGCCGGTGACAAGTTTACCTACAATTATACTGTCTATGTTTGGGCACCCTATGGCCAACTTTGGAGAATTCTTCGCCGATTAACTGTCGTTGAACTCTTCTCTTCACATAGCCTACAGAAATCTTCTATCCTTAGAGATCAAGAAGTTGGAATATTTATCCGTTCGTTATACAAATTCTCAAAGGATAGTAGCAAAAAAATCGATTTGACCAACTGGTCTTTTACTTTTGTTTTCAACCTTATGACCAAAATTATTGCTGGGAGACATATTGTGAAGGAGGAAGATGCTGGCAAGGAAAAGGGCATAGAAATTATTGAAAAACTTAGAGGGACTTTCTTAGTAACTATATCGTTCTTGAATATGTGTGATTTCTTGCCAGTATTCAGGTGGATTGGTTACAAAGGGCTGGAGAAGAAGATGGCCTCAATTCACAATAAAAGAAATGAATTCTTGAACAGCTTGCTTGATGAATTTCGACACAAGAAAAGTAGTGTTACACAATCTAATACTATTGTTGGAAACATGGAGAAGAAAACCACACTGATCGAAAATCTCTTGTCTCTTCAAGAATCAGAGCCTGAATTCTACACAGATGATATCATCAAAAGTATTATGCTGGTTGGTATCCTGTTATTTTGGCCTTCttgtagaaaataaaagaaaaataaaaaaaattaaactttaATCTAATTTTGATGTGACTGCTTATATTTTGAATAGATATAGATTCTTATCGTGTGGACTTCTTTTCTCTGTTGTCACTTTCAAAAACTTGAATTCCATGTGCATCTCATCTAGGATTGATTAGTCAATACTTGTCTCTTAAAGTAGATATATTCAAAATTAGTGCTCTCATTTCATTCTTTTTAATTGGTCATTTCCTTCTGTTTAGATTATTATTATATAGTCCTCATTTTGATAGATGGTGCGCATATATTTTCTGATGAGTGTTGTATGTGGATGAACTTTCTACTCTTCTCTAAAAGTTTATTTATTCTTATGTGAACAGGACCTATTATAATTTAAGGTACAGAATTGGCTTATCAGAGTAAGAGTAAAGCCTCTTTTTACTTTGATGCATGATTGCATTTGCTTGGCAATAAGCAGCCTAATCTCGACTTGTTAGAACTAATTTTAATAGGGGTGACAAATGGGTTGTTTTGACTGTTTTGGGTTGGTCTAGATGGAACGACTCATTAAATAAGTCCAACCATGTCCAAAGTTTATATGGGTCAAGATGGGCTATACAATAGGTTGTAACCCAACCTACCTAAATTGACCCAAATCTTTTGTAATATTCCAACTTTTAAACAAGCATGTAAAAGTTGTTTTGTGTTTTGGAGTAAATGTCAATTTATGCATAATGATTTCTTTCCTCAGTTTAAATTTAGAACTTTATTTGATAGTTCTTTATCTTATAATACTAACAAAGATctgaataataaaaaaatagtaaaattagAACTTTCTACCCAACACAACCCACTTCCCACCACCCCAACCCCCACCCTACACCTGTACCTCCCTACccctattatttttttattttttatgttgtaGGTAgagtatatttttttatttaaacaaaatgaatatttttgagaagactagcataaaaaaattattttcctttgAAAATATTTTCGattctctaaccaaacactagaaaatatttttcgaatttttttttttcactcaCCAATCAAACATgagaaaataag
Coding sequences within:
- the LOC104222134 gene encoding cytochrome P450 81C13-like, with amino-acid sequence MENQYSYSFSSYFYLAIALFLLPILITYIFHQRRNLPPSPFSFPIIGHLYLLKKTLHLTLTSLSAKYGPVLYLKLGSMPVVVVSSPSAVEECLTKNDIIFANRPKTLAGDKFTYNYTVYVWAPYGQLWRILRRLTVVELFSSHSLQKSSILRDQEVGIFIRSLYKFSKDSSKKIDLTNWSFTFVFNLMTKIIAGRHIVKEEDAGKEKGIEIIEKLRGTFLVTISFLNMCDFLPVFRWIGYKGLEKKMASIHNKRNEFLNSLLDEFRHKKSSVTQSNTIVGNMEKKTTLIENLLSLQESEPEFYTDDIIKSIMLVVFIAGTETSSTTIQWVIRLLVAHPEALYKLRVDIENKVGNKHLLNESDLNKLPYLYCVVNETMRLYPPIPLLLPHFSTEDCIVGGYDVPKHTMLFVNAWAIHRDPKVWEEPDKFKPERFESTEGETERLNYKLVPFGMGRRACPGADMGLRAVSLALGALIQCFDWQIGEEESLEESYNSRMTMQNKPLKAVCTPREDLVQLLSHL